In Macaca mulatta isolate MMU2019108-1 chromosome 16, T2T-MMU8v2.0, whole genome shotgun sequence, the sequence CATTAAAAATGCCCACATTAAAAAAATGGCTATAATCTGAATTGCATAAAGAAGGTAATGTGATACCCTACCTTGTTTTAACCTGATTGTCTCTCTTAGCTGAGAGAGCTGGACAGacaccatttttgttttttcacttgcAGCCCCCCTCCCTTAAAGGCATAACTAGTGCAAACTGACTCCAAGCACATCCAGGAATGCACTTACTGATAAAATATTGAGGCAAGCTAAATCAGCAGTTCCTGGGGACGTACTTGGGGGATGGTATCCAAAGCCCCTGAGTTATCTCTTTGTGATAGtttgagcctctgcacctggaaCTGTTTACTTTTCTGTAACTGTTTCTGTAACCAATTAATCTTTGTTAATTGGTTTGCCTGTTTCTGCTCCTGTAAAAATTGCTTCAGCTAAACTCCCCTCCCCTATTTAGACCACAGTATAAAAAGAAATCTAGCCCCTTCGGGGCCGAGAGAATTTTGAGCTCCAGCCATCTCTCGGTCGCTGGCAATAAAAAGACTCCTGAATTAGTCTCAGAGTGTGGCTTTTCTCTATAACTCGCTTGGTTACAACAGGAAGATATAGACAATGAACTGATGTTAGTAATATAGTCATGCAGCTAGATCATCAATGATAGCTTCCTTCCTaggtaaaatacttttttaaaaagtaagtaataATCAAATTAATTTGCAAAAGTAAATTTATTGAAGCAAAGAAACAATTAGAGCAAAGTTGTTAATTCAGCTATTTCAAGAGCATTCTAATGAGGAAAGAAGAAGATGCAGAAAAATTGGCTAGTCATCCATTTCTGGACTGAAGCTTTTCCTGAAATTATCCAGAAATATGCCTAGATTGATGCCATTTCTTCACTTgtgtccttgattttttttttttctttgaaagacaCTCTTGTTGATCTGGAAGTTCCTTATTTAACTTGCACCTCAGAAATACTGCTGACTTGAGACGAGACAACCTTGCCATCCACCAACTCCTCTATGATGGTCTTAGTCACTCTAGTCTTGCTTGAATCTGAAAATCATGGGATTGCAATGTCAGTCTGGCAACTATCACAGAAACACAGAGCAAGAGAAATGCAATCATATGCATTCAACGTGTTCTCTCTGGGTAAGATTATGTAAACAATAGCAGACACTTTTAATATGACAAGCAAAGTATGCCTTTACTTTTAAATTACAGAATTatcatcaacattaaaaaaaatgtctaCCTCGTCCTTGACCAGAACAACCTCCAGATCTTGAGTCACCAGATACCAGATCCCTGGATCCCATGTTTGTGGATCCTGAGTTTCTACCATCAAATTCTGCAAAACTAGAAccactggagaaaaaaaaaagaattgttttccTTTGCAGTTTGCAAAGGCAGGAGAAACCCTCCGCCCCGGGGATTCCTCAAGATGAAGCTTTGGATGTGTTTTAATTGGATTGTGTCTGTTACTTTCTTGTTcagccttgcactcctgggctcaaatgatccttctgtctcagcctccccagtatctgggattacaggtgtgcaccaccatgcccagctattttttttttgagacagggtctcgctctgtcacccaggctagagtacagtggcatgattacagctcactgcggcctcaacctcctgggttcaagtgatcctcccgcctcagtcccctgagtagctgggactacaggtgtgcaccaccacgcctggctaatttttgtatttttagtagagacagggtttcaccatattggccaggctggtctcgaactcctgacctcatgtgatctgcctgccttggcctcccaaagtgctgagattacaggcacgagccactgcgccagccttcagctaattttttaaatattattttttgtagagacggggttttgctttgttgcccaagctggtcttggactcctgggctcacgtgattctcccacctcagcctcccaaagtgctgggattacaggcctgagccactgcacccagcttgtgTCTGTTATTTTATTACTCTCTCTATATACAAGTCTACCCCCTGAGTCTCATTttggttttctaaaataaattcccTAAGGTATGCATTTTAGTTTGTTCACGACTTTGGTTTACCCTCCCTCTCCATCGAGCAGGCGGCAGTAGGTCTCGATCTCCATCTCCAGGCGTGTCTTGATGTCCAGCAGTTGCTCGTACTCTGCGTTCTGGCATTTAGTCTCACCCCGGATCTGGCAGATCTCCTCCTCCAGGGCACTGACCTGTGTTTGAATTTCTGACAGCTGAGCCACGTAGCCAGCTTCTGTGTCAGCCAGGGTTCCTTCCAGGGAGCTTTtctaagagaaaaagcaaataaaaaattcatgatgaaaataaatcattggatgattttttaaaaatgcaattttatgTGGCACTAGAAGTGTAGCTTCGCCATATAACCTATATTGTTATATCATTGCTTCTTCAATTTTGGTTGGCACTTCTTTTTAAACTAAATCTTTTATGTGAAATAGAGTACATTAACTTTTAATGCTTTCTATAATCATAATGCAGTTCTCCTTAACATCGCCTTTTTTATGTGCCTAGTGAACCTCttggcaaagaaagaaaattgcacTTGCCTAACTCCCTGTTGGAAAATGTGAAAAGCTATTTGCACATACCATGGCCAGTTGGGACTGAAGCTCAATTTCCAGGGCTTGCAGGGTACGTTTCAGTTCTGTTATCTCATTCTTGGCAGAACTGGCTGCCCCAGCATCAGTGGAGATTTGTGCTTGTAGTGATGCACtctaaatacaaatataatgcAGCTGTTGTAGGCTGGTGAACGGAGCAGAAGCGGCTTGTGTGTGGCTACTGGCTTGGGTTCTCAGCAGAGAGGATGTACCTGCTTATTGAACTGCTCCTCAGCTTCTCGGCGGTTTTGCTCAGCCAGCTCCTCATACTGCGCCCTCATGTCATTCAGTAATTTGGTCAGGTCGGTCCCTGGAGCAGCATTCATTTCTACAGTCACCTCCCCTCCAGAGCTTCCTTGCATACTCTTCATTTCCTAGCATGAAGGAAAAAAGACCATCGTGATGCAAATAGAAAAGCGATGACttcccaggccgggcgtggtggctcacgcctgtaatcccagcactttgggaggccgaggtgggcgcatcacgaggtcaggagatcgagaccatcctggctaacacggtgaaatcccgtctctactaaaaatccaaaaaaaaaaaaagaaaagcgaTGATTTCCTAAAATGTGCCTAGACAACAATTTGGAAATAGgacactgaaaggaaaaaaaaaatcaaatctagaTAGAATTTACTCATGATTACTTTTGTTTCCTGGTCATAGTGTGTGGGAAATTCACTTAGATAAAAttgagtttattttccttttttttttttttgagacggagtcttgctctgtcgcccaggctggagtgcagtggcttgatctcgactcactgcaacctctgcctccccagttcaagcgattctcctgccttagcctcctgagtagctaggattacaggcacaacaGCTGGGCATCatcacaccccgctaatttttgtatttttagtagagacggggtttcaccattttggtcaggctggtctcaaactcctgaccttgtgatctgcctgccttggcctcccaaagttctgggattacaggcatgagccactgtgcccggcctattttacttttttagagacacactatctctctgttgctcaggctggaatccagtggcatgatcatagctcactgtggcctccaactcctgggctcgagggatccccctgcctcagcctccagagtagctgagactacaggcatgagccactgcacccagccaattttattTGTATAGAATGCATGTGGGGAGAAATATGTTAGCGGGAgttattcatttatgtagaacATGTTCCTACCTCCTCGTGGTTCTTCTTCAGGTAGGCCAGCTCCTCGGTGAGACTCTCAATCTGCATCTCCAGGTCAGAGCGGGTCATAGTCAGGTCATCCAGGACTTTCCGCAGGCCATTGATGTCAGCCTCCACGGTCTGCCGGAGACACAGCTCGTTCTCATACCTGGAAGGGACAGCAGTAAGGCAAAAAGTACTGTAAGCTCACCTGGCCGTGTTTCAAAGAGTACCTTCCATTCTTACATATTGAAAAACTTCTCACCTGTGGGCATTTTCATAAATAAAGGTTACTAAGTTTTCTCTTGGGAAATTTTCccttataaagaaaaataccagTGTAATATTAATTCTAATCAtgtctaacatttttttttttttttttttttgagacgaagtctcgctctgtcgcccaggctggagtgcagtggccggatctcagctcactgcaagctccgcctcccgggttcacgccattcttctgcctcagcctcctgagtagctgggaccacaggcgcccgccatctcgcccggctagtttttttttttgtatttttttagtagagacgggggtttcaccgtattagccaggatggtctcgatctcctgacctcgtgatccgcctgtctcggcctcccaaagtgctgggattacaggcttgagccaccgcgcccggccaaacattttttataataaaattctcGCTCTAAATTTgcctccttcttttttctttttctttttgatgaaaTAATGGTCTAAAGTTTACCCTTGGGATGTTTGTAAATTTAGGTCATGATcttctagtgtgtgtgtgtatatatatatgtatatttataaaatgaaataaaatttatttttttccccattaccCTTGTTTTCAAGTCTTTATGTTTCTTACTTCAATCTGAAGTCATCAGCAGCCAATCTGGCATTGTCAATCTGCAAAATGATCCCAGCATTTTCAACAGTGGCAGCAATGTTCTAAAAAAAGATGTTAATAGTAAGTGAATCACGAATGATTTTTACCTTGTGTCTGCATGCCTACCTGTAAGGGTAGATGTTGCCTGTGTTATTagctctttttgtgtgtgtgtgtgtagagacagagtctcgctctgttgcccaggctggagtgcagtggcgagatctcggctcaactgcaatctctgcctcccaggttcaagtgattcttgcgcctcagcctcctgattagctgggattataggtgcgtgccactatgcccagctaattttttttgtatgtgtatttttagtagacatgggatttcaccatgttggccaggctgatctcaaattcctgacttcaagtgatttgccggcctgagcctcccaaagtgctgggattacaggtgtgagccacagtgcctggcctgtgttATTAGCTCTTAAAGGTGACTTGCTTTGCAAACTTACTTAGTAATGACACCTGTATATCTGGGGCTGGTATATTTAGGACTACAACTTTCTGCAAAAAGATAACCGTTTGCACATTTATTGGACTAGGCACAGGAACCTGTTTTACAGGATATAGCCCTCTGCATATTTCTGCTACTTTGTTAGATTATCTCATGCACTTTTTCAGGAAATAGTGCAAAAATTGTATTTCGCTTccaaaaaagtctttaaaaatttatttcccatACAAAAGTGGCTAAACATTTTAGATTCTACTACATTCTTATGTAATGTTTGCACCAGATTTTCTAGGAAGAAAAATCATCCTAAAGAATATTTAAATCTAGTAAGACAATAAAATATGTCAGTCTGTCAGAATTCATCATAAATAATTAAACTAATGTTGACTCACTGCTGTCATTCttatatataaatgataattAGCTGCCTGGTATTGTATAAGTTTTCCTCTTATGTAGAAATACTGAAACTGAgatggaaacagaaaattaatgtcacataaagtattataataattaaGACACATCAGGTCCCACTTTGCATGTGTAACAAgcaaatatgttttcaaataatttcttaacttaaaattttcattatagTACATGATCcgaaaagaagtgaaagatccaCAAATACTAGAAACTCAGGCACAGATAGAGTCTCACCTGGT encodes:
- the KRT24 gene encoding keratin, type I cytoskeletal 24 isoform X2: MSRSTRVSSSRAGGSSSARVSAAGSSFSGGSRCGLGGSSARGFRGGTGGCGLSGGSSSAFRGSFGGGFGSCSVGGGFGGASGSGAGFGGGSSFGGVSGFGRGSGFCGSSGFSSGVGNGGLFSGGEKQTMQNLNDRLANYLDKVRALEEANTDLENKIKEWYDKYGPGSGDGGSGRDYSKYYSIIEELRNQNIAATVENAGIILQIDNARLAADDFRLKYENELCLRQTVEADINGLRKVLDDLTMTRSDLEMQIESLTEELAYLKKNHEEEMKSMQGSSGGEVTVEMNAAPGTDLTKLLNDMRAQYEELAEQNRREAEEQFNKQSASLQAQISTDAGAASSAKNEITELKRTLQALEIELQSQLAMKSSLEGTLADTEAGYVAQLSEIQTQVSALEEEICQIRGETKCQNAEYEQLLDIKTRLEMEIETYCRLLDGEGGGSSFAEFDGRNSGSTNMGSRDLVSGDSRSGGCSGQGRDSSKTRVTKTIIEELVDGKVVSSQVSSISEVQVK
- the KRT24 gene encoding keratin, type I cytoskeletal 24 isoform X1, producing the protein MSRSTRVSSSRAGGSSSARVSAAGSSFSGGSRCGLGGSSARGFRGGTGGCGLSGGSSSAFRGSFGGGFGSCSVGGGFGGASGSGAGFGGGSSFGGVSGFGRGSGFCGSSGFSSGGFYSYGGGMGGGVGNGGLFSGGEKQTMQNLNDRLANYLDKVRALEEANTDLENKIKEWYDKYGPGSGDGGSGRDYSKYYSIIEELRNQNIAATVENAGIILQIDNARLAADDFRLKYENELCLRQTVEADINGLRKVLDDLTMTRSDLEMQIESLTEELAYLKKNHEEEMKSMQGSSGGEVTVEMNAAPGTDLTKLLNDMRAQYEELAEQNRREAEEQFNKQSASLQAQISTDAGAASSAKNEITELKRTLQALEIELQSQLAMKSSLEGTLADTEAGYVAQLSEIQTQVSALEEEICQIRGETKCQNAEYEQLLDIKTRLEMEIETYCRLLDGEGGGSSFAEFDGRNSGSTNMGSRDLVSGDSRSGGCSGQGRDSSKTRVTKTIIEELVDGKVVSSQVSSISEVQVK